ATTCATACTCATTACCAGTTTAGCTTGCATGCCTTGCAAGCAGCGACCGCCTATCGGCGTGCAGGTGCGGCGAAGGCTGCCACTGCCCAGACTTAGCATATGCCAGGATCGATGAGCGCGTTGTCCCCTTGAGCTAGCGCTGGAGCTGCTGCCGGCAGCCAAGACGGTGCCATGCAGCTAGGAGCATTACTGCAAGCCTTAGGGCCTGCGGCCAGCTACTATCCCGCCTTGGCGCGCGCCACAGGGGGAGCGACCGCCGCCATTTTCTATACCATCCTGTTGCAGTGGCAGGCCCGCCAGGGTGGGGGTGGGGTGAGCTGCACGCCAGCCGAGCTCGAAGCCGCAACCGGTCTAAATGCCGACGAGCAGCAACTTGCGCGGGCGCTGCTCGAGGCCCGCTCGCTGCTGCAAGCGCGTTCGCAGCAAGGTCAGAGCTGCACGTTTTATCCCGAAACGGCGCCCCTAGCCGAGCGGTTGGATGCGCCGGCGGCGGATGGTGCTGCCGGTCCCCCTGAGCGAGCTCCCGCCGCACCTGCTGACCCGCACTTCCCGGTCCGCCGCCCGACGGCTGGCGTTCCCGTTAGCCCGGACTATCGCTTCCAGGGGCCGTGGCAGTCCGAGCAACAGTTGCAGGCATTCCAGCGCGCGCTGCTCGAGTATGCCAAGCAGCAGGGCATGCGCAACCCCTCGGCTTGGGCCTTTAAGGTGATCGATGGGCTGACCAAAGGCATCCACTCGCCGTTTTGGGACGAGTTTGCGGCCGGGCGCCCGCTGGGCGAGTCGCAACAGGTCCAGCGCGAGTGGGAAGTGGCGCCGGGGGTGCCCTATCCCGCTTTTGAGGAGGAGCGCATTCAGTACTACCGCCACAAGGGCGAACCGCTGGAAGCTGCTGTTGCCAAGGCGCGCGCCGACCTGCGGGACCCGGTTTTGGGGCAAGATTTGTGGGATGGCTTTTTGCGCAAGTGCGATCGCCTGGCGGATGAGGCGATCACGGCCCGCGAAGCCGGCGTCTCGCACCCGGCCCTGCCCTCGTCCTTTACCGAGCGGCGCCAGGTCACCAAAGAAAGCGTCATGGAAAAGCTTGCCCGCGCAGGTTCTCCGGCAGCTAGCCTCACCGCCGAAACCAGCAGCGAAGGTGGCGGCGAGGACACCGCTCAGGCGTCCCAGCGCGGGACCGATGGCGGCAGCGATACCCCTGCCGATGAGGCCGAGGTTCCCAGCTTGGAGGCATTGCGCCGCGCCTACCGAACCCCCATGGGCCGCGAGTACGTCGAGCGGCAAATTGCGGCCCATCCCGAGTGGGGGTATGCCATTGAAGGCGGCGAAGTGGTCGATCGCTACCCGTTTTGAGCCATGGAGCAGCTCGGTCAGTTCTCAGCTTGGGATCCCGGGCGCCGCGCCCCCTCAAAAGCAGAGCGGGCTGCCTGGCAGCGCGAGCGGCAGCGGCGCGAGGTCGAAGCCGGCTACCGCCAGCTTGCCGAGCTGTGCCGCTTGGGCGAGACGGCAGCTGCCCGGCGCCTAGCCCAGCGCAATCCGCACTGGGGCTACGCCATCGCCGATGGCGAGGTCATCGCGGCAAGCGAGGCGCCCTATTAAGCCAACACTTGCTCGCCCACGGCTTCGTACTTTTTCCAAGCCAGGCGGGCGCGTGCTCCAGTGTAGTCGCGAACGGCAACCCCGCGCTCGGCGGCCCGCTCGTAGGCCACCAGTAGCGGAATCTCGACCGAAAACAGCGGCACGTTGCGCGCCTCCAGCTGCGCGCGGGCTTCGCGCCCGCTTCGGGTGCGCGGATCGACTTTGGTCAGCAAGACCCGAAAAGCCACCCCTAGCGGTTCCAGTAGCTCCAGGGTTTTGAAGGTGGCATCCATATCCAGCGAGTTGGGCGTGGTGGGCAGGACCGTCAGGTCGCTGCCTTGGGCCAGATCTTTAAGGTCGTCGGGCTCGGGCCGCGGTTGCGTGTCAATGACGATGTGGTTGTACTTGCGGATGACAGCATGGGAGCCGGCCTCAGAGGCCACGCGAAACGGGAGCTTTTCCTCTTTAGCCCACACCAGCGCCGAGCGGTTGCGATCGGCATCGACCAGTAGCGTTGGGGCTTGCTGCTGCAGGTAAGTTGCCAGGTGAATGGCGGTAGTAGTTTTGCCGACGCCGCCTTTGAGTGCCGTAACGGTTACGAACATACGGGAGCCTCGAGAATGTCAGGTAGGAACGAGTCGGCTGCAAATCGAGAGGCATTCTAATGACGGCAACGGTTTCTCTCAATGCAACCCAGATCCGCAACCTCGATCTAGCCCCGATTCGCGAGGTTGTGGACGAGCCGCTTCGGCGCGGTGCCATTGCCGATCTCGAGCAGCAGCTCAGCTTTGACATTGACTTCCCGCGCGAGCAAACCGATCCGCGCGAGCTCTCCGAGGTCCCCGAAGTCCGGCTGTGGTTCGTCAGCCTCGATGCCCGCTATCCGTGGTTGCCGTTTGCGCTGGATTGGCGCTCGGGCGAGCTGGCGCGCTACGCCGCCATGCTAGTGCCGCATCAGTTCAGCCGCTCGGAGGGCATCCAGTACAACCCCGAGGCCCTGGAGATCTTTGTCATGCGCAAGATCTTCGTGCTGACCGACTGGCTGGGCGCGCAGGGCCTATCCAGCACCTCGCGCGTCAAGTCCATGGCGCAGATGTTAGGCTACGAGCTCGACGATACGTTTTTCGATCTGGCGGCGCAGTCCTAGCAGCTCGGGAGCGGCTGCCCGCTAGCGATCGCGGCTAGGGAAATGACGGTCGCGGCTGCAAGGCGAGTGGCTGACCCCAGCCTTGCCAGGCACAATCCCAACCCCATCGCTACAATGGCGGGCACGCTGCTACAGCGCCGAGACTTGTTGGGCTGTTGGAACCGCTGCCGTTGGAACCGCGCTAGAAGGCGCCGGTATCTCGACTGCCCGCGTCGCGATCGCGCATCGGATGCCGGCAAGCGAGGACAGTTCGGCACTGGGGCGGGCGAGCCAGGCAACCCAGCTCCCGCCTCCACCTGCAGTTTTTTATCGATCAACCCCCCTAACTGACCCTAGATATGACCGCAAACGCAAAAGACACCCAGAGCGCAGGCCGGTGCCCGGTGATGCACGGCGCTCGCACGCAGTTGGATGGCGATGGCATGGGGCTCCGCGACTGGTGGCCCCACCAGCTCAACCTCGCGATCCTCCACCAGCACTCTGCCTTGTCCAATCCCTTGGACGAAGGATTCAACTACAGGGAGGCATTCCAACAGCTCGATCTGCAAGCCCTCAAGCAGGATCTCTTTGCCCTGATGCGGGATTCCCAGGACTGGTGGCCGGCCGACTACGGCCACTACGGCCCGCTTTTCATTCGCATGGCCTGGCATGCCGCGGGTACCTACCGCATCGGTGATGGCCGCGGCGGCGGTGGCAGGGGGGCGCAGCGCTTTGCCCCCATCAATGGCTGGCCGGATAACGGCAACCTCGACAAGGCGCGCCGGCTGCTTTGGCCGATCAAGCAAAAGTACGGCCACCGCATTTCCTGGGCCGATCTGATCCTGCTAGCCGGCAACTGCGCCATGGAGGACATGGGCCTGAGGACCTTCGGCTTTGCCGGCGGCCGCGAAGACATCTGGGAATCCGAGGACGACACCTACTGGGGCCCCGAGCAGGAGTGGCTCGCTGACGAGCGCTACAGCGGCGATCGCGAGCTCGAGCAGCCTCTCGCCAACGTGCAGATGGGGCTCATCTACGTCAATCCGGAAGGGCCCAACGGCAAGCCGGACCCGGAGGCCGCTGCCCACGACATTCGCGAGACCTTTGGGCGCATGGCCATGAACGACTACGAGGCCGTCGCGCTCATTGCCGGCGGGCACACCTTCGGCAAGTGCCACGGTGCGGTCGACCCCCAGCACGTCGGCCCGGAACCCGAGGCAGCGCCGCTCCAGGAACAGGGGCTGGGCTGGCACAACAGCTACGGCACGGGCAAAGGCGAGCACGCCATGACCAGCGGTATTGAAGGGGCTTGGACGCCCGAGCCCACACGCTGGGACAACGGCTACTTCGACATGCTCTTTAACTACGAGTGGGAGCTGACCGCGAGTCCGGCCGGGGCCTATCAGTGGCGGCCGAAAAACGTCGCGGAGCAGGACAAGGTGCCCGATGCCCACGATCCGTCGAAGCGGCACGCGCCCATGATGCTCACGACCGATATTTCGCTGAAGGTGGATCCGAGCTACCGCGAGATCTCGCAGCGGTTCCACCAGAACCCGGGCGAGCTCGAGGACGCGTTCGCGCGCGCGTGGTTCAAGCTGCTCCACCGGGACATGGGGCCCAAATCGCGCTATCTGGGGCCCGAAGTCCCCCAGGAGGACCTGATCTGGCAGGACCTGGTTCCTGCCGTCGACCACGCGCTCATCGGCGCGCAAGACATCGCCTCGCTCAAGGCGCAGATCCTCGGCTCCGGCCTGTCGATCGCGGAGCTAGTGGCCACGGCCTGGGCCTCGGCCTCAACCTTCCGCGGCTCCGACAAGCGCGGCGGCGCCAACGGCGCGCGCATCCGGCTCGCACCGCAGAAAGATTGGGAGGTCAATCAGCCCCAACAGCTGGCGAAGGTGGTCGAGACCCTGGAGAACATCCAAAAAGCCTTCAACGGCGCGCAGTCTGGCAACAAGCGGGTCTCGCTCGCCGACACAATTGTCCTTGGCGGCAACGCTGCTGTGGAGCAGGCCGCCAAGAAGGCCGGGTATGACATTGAGGTGCCCTTCTATCCGGGACGCACCGACGCCTCGCAGGAATGGACTGACGAAGAAGCCTTCCAGGTGCTCGAGCCGGTCGCTGATGGGTTCCGCAACTACCTCAAGACGCGCTTTACCGTGCCCGCCGAACGGATGCTGCTCGACCGGGCGCAGTTACTGACGCTGACTGCCCCCGAGATGACCGTGCTCGTCGGCGGCATGCGCATGCTGAATGCCAACTTCGAGCAATCCCAGCACGGTGTTTTCACGGATCGCCCGGAGACGCTCAGCAATGACTTCTTTGTCAACCTGCTCGATATGGACACGAAGTGGGAACCCACCTCAGAAGCGGAAGAGCAGTTCGAGCTCCGCGATCGCCAAACCAACGCGCTGAAGTGGACCGCCACCCAGGTTGACCTCATCTTCGGCTCCAACACCCAGCTGCGCGCCATCTCGGAGGTCTACGCCCAGGACGACGCGCAGGAGAAGTTCGTACGCGACTTTGCCTCGGCCTGGAACAAGGTCATGAATGCGGACCGCTTTGACCTTGCGTAAGGGCCTGCAGGCCCAGCTGCGCTTGCAGCTCGGGTCTGGTGCGGCTCCGCGCTACAGTCGAGCCCGTGCCAGTTTGACGTGCTAGGCTGCCAATATGGCAAGCGAAGCACGACTCATGGGAACGTCTGCGCAAGCGGAATATGCGGGAATCCTCGAGAGCTTTGGCCGCTCGGCCGACTCGGGGGTGCAGTCGGTTCTAGACGTGCATCGGCTGCTTTTGGCGGGAATTGAGGGCACGGCAATCCGCCGGTTCGCGGCTTACTACAATCTCTCTAATGATGACCTGACGCAGTAAAGTCACTCCTGGGCATTCCGGTGGTAAATTTAGACGGTATAACAGCCACGGTATCAATAGCACAAAATAGCGAACTTAATAGATCCGAAACAGCAGAACAAGTTTTTATGGGGAGTTATGATAAAATGATTGATTCTAAGAGTGAAATATTGCAATACAAGAAACAAGTTAACAAGAAAAACAATAGGATCGAAACATCTGTGAATCCTAACGAGCGAATACTCGTTACAGTTACTTTGTCTAAACCTTTATCGGAAAAAGCAGTTCAAAAATTATCAGAAAAATCTAGTTTAGAGATAAAACAAGCAAAATCTATAGCAAAAACACGTGGATCGTGAACAGATAGGTAGAGTTGTCTCTGAGAGCTTTAACTCCCAGTTCGAGAGAGTCCCAGAGTTTTGGCCAACAAGCTAGCTCCGTTCACATGTGGTCTACGACTGCTATAGATTAAAGGAAAGCGATGGCGAGAGAAGTACACTTGGTTCACAGCCAAGATCGAAAGATGACTTATTAAGTGACATGGCTGTCGAACATTTAACTAAAATGGAGGATCGTGTTTATGTGGGAATTATAGAGTTAGTTGGAAACATGCCAGCCAATAAAATACAGCCCTTGAGTAGCAGTAAGTTAACGTTTCTAGTAGATCCTTCTGCAGATAATTATTTTACTAGCAGCAATCCCGAAAACGATCAGGTTCCAGGATTTTATTGGAGCTTAGAAAGCTATAATATGCTTCCCAAAGCTAATGCTTCGCAATCGTAAGTAAGCGTTTTGGTTTCCCGTTTTGCGGTCATTCTGCGCCCGCTTTTCATAGAGCTGCGTGCGAACATCGCGCGTAGTGGCCAGGCAAAGGTATTCCTTAAAACGGCTGAAAGTACGCTCAATGCGATTGCGCTGCTAGTAGCTGCTTGGCTTGAACAGTCCACTCAGGGACTCGTTGCGCTATTACAGGGTAGTCAGGCGGATAGCTGCTGCCGATGAGCTTGGAAGGCCTGCTTCGGAGATTGCACTGAATTGACGAATGCCTCCGTTGGCTCCTCCTCGGGAGACTGACTAGCGAGCAGTTGAAGTGCCGCCGCCGTCAGCGCTCCCGAGCGGGAAGTGCCATGCCGGTTAGCGTAAGCATCAATTCGTTCCAGCACTCGTTCGGGAATGGTGACGTTAACGCGCCGCACCTGACCGGAGAGTTTCGAGAGGTCAACCTCAACTAGCGCCCACGTGCCACCTGCTAGCTCAGGGTTGCGAGCATGTTGCTCGATAGACCCGCTAGTCGGGAAGTCCTCGCCATCGAGCAGGAGGCCTTCAACATGGCACTCGATGGCCTCAACCGCACTCTGGAGGGCCTCGTCCGTAGTGCTGCCGGCTGAGAAGCAGCCGGGCAGATCGGTGACGGTAACCCCGTAGGTTGCTTGCGAGTCGGCATGAATGACGATTGGGAAA
The DNA window shown above is from Cyanobacteria bacterium QS_8_64_29 and carries:
- a CDS encoding chromosome partitioning protein ParA, whose translation is MFVTVTALKGGVGKTTTAIHLATYLQQQAPTLLVDADRNRSALVWAKEEKLPFRVASEAGSHAVIRKYNHIVIDTQPRPEPDDLKDLAQGSDLTVLPTTPNSLDMDATFKTLELLEPLGVAFRVLLTKVDPRTRSGREARAQLEARNVPLFSVEIPLLVAYERAAERGVAVRDYTGARARLAWKKYEAVGEQVLA
- a CDS encoding DUF1817 domain-containing protein → MTATVSLNATQIRNLDLAPIREVVDEPLRRGAIADLEQQLSFDIDFPREQTDPRELSEVPEVRLWFVSLDARYPWLPFALDWRSGELARYAAMLVPHQFSRSEGIQYNPEALEIFVMRKIFVLTDWLGAQGLSSTSRVKSMAQMLGYELDDTFFDLAAQS
- the katG gene encoding catalase/peroxidase HPI is translated as MTANAKDTQSAGRCPVMHGARTQLDGDGMGLRDWWPHQLNLAILHQHSALSNPLDEGFNYREAFQQLDLQALKQDLFALMRDSQDWWPADYGHYGPLFIRMAWHAAGTYRIGDGRGGGGRGAQRFAPINGWPDNGNLDKARRLLWPIKQKYGHRISWADLILLAGNCAMEDMGLRTFGFAGGREDIWESEDDTYWGPEQEWLADERYSGDRELEQPLANVQMGLIYVNPEGPNGKPDPEAAAHDIRETFGRMAMNDYEAVALIAGGHTFGKCHGAVDPQHVGPEPEAAPLQEQGLGWHNSYGTGKGEHAMTSGIEGAWTPEPTRWDNGYFDMLFNYEWELTASPAGAYQWRPKNVAEQDKVPDAHDPSKRHAPMMLTTDISLKVDPSYREISQRFHQNPGELEDAFARAWFKLLHRDMGPKSRYLGPEVPQEDLIWQDLVPAVDHALIGAQDIASLKAQILGSGLSIAELVATAWASASTFRGSDKRGGANGARIRLAPQKDWEVNQPQQLAKVVETLENIQKAFNGAQSGNKRVSLADTIVLGGNAAVEQAAKKAGYDIEVPFYPGRTDASQEWTDEEAFQVLEPVADGFRNYLKTRFTVPAERMLLDRAQLLTLTAPEMTVLVGGMRMLNANFEQSQHGVFTDRPETLSNDFFVNLLDMDTKWEPTSEAEEQFELRDRQTNALKWTATQVDLIFGSNTQLRAISEVYAQDDAQEKFVRDFASAWNKVMNADRFDLA